From Xenopus tropicalis strain Nigerian chromosome 3, UCB_Xtro_10.0, whole genome shotgun sequence, the proteins below share one genomic window:
- the nodal5 gene encoding nodal homolog 2-A: MAVLCFILSLTILSLGHGMPTLLHTKEARFPLQGSTQRLESSSVLHGKRLPHDMKYPVYMVQMYQNLISGTDKSPSVRGEPVLQESDTVLSLIAKGCTQVDSQWILSFDMSSISISSELRLAELRIHLPSLERFQNVTLDIYHTKGNLEKFFLGSLTIDFPGTSGSSWKVFNVTQMLQRYLYQKESFSSDKYTQPKATSQAEQKISCNGLLSERIMLMVFSTDKPSSKLTGSTSLIETAESSKYVITEADTRETGKRRHRRNRYALNSIIRSSFHSQPVGDGKTLCRRVDMIVDFEKIGWSDRIIYPKRFNAYRCEGSCPIPLNENFKPTNHAYIKSLVNHFNPGRVECPSCIPVKMRPLSMLMYEGDEIVLKHHEDMIVEECGCY, encoded by the exons ATGGCTGTGCTATGCTTTATCTTATCTCTCACAATCCTTTCCCTAGGGCATGGGATGCCCACTCTTCTTCACACAAAGGAGGCCAGGTTCCCTTTACAAGGATCTACCCAGAGACTGGAATCTTCATCTGTCCTTCATGGAAAAAGACTTCCCCATGATATGAAATATCCAGTCTACATGGTGCAGATGTACCAGAATCTCATCTCAGGGACTGATAAAAGTCCTTCTGTTCGGGGAGAACCTGTCCTTCAAGAATCTGATACTGTTTTGAGCCTCATTGCAAAAG GATGCACCCAAGTGGATAGCCAATGGATATTATCTTTCGACATGTCTTCGATTTCCATCAGCAGTGAGTTAAGGCTGGCCGAGCTGAGGATTCACCTGCCTTCTCTTGAGAGGTTCCAGAATGTGACACTAGACATCTACCACACCAAGGGAAATCTGGAGAAGTTCTTCCTAGGGTCACTTACCATAGATTTCCCAGGTACTTCAGGCTCCTCATGGAAAGTCTTTAATGTGACACAGATGCTGCAGCGCTACCTCTATCAGAAAGAGAGCTTCTCCAGTGATAAATACACACAGCCAAAGGCAACTTCACAAGCAGAACAGAAGATCAGCTGCAATGGACTTCTATCTGAAAGAATCATGTTGATGGTATTTTCTACAGATAAGCCTTCATCCAAACTCACTGGCTCCACCAGTCTCATAGAAACAGCAGAGTCCTCAAAGTATGTCATAACAGAGGCAGACACCAGAGAAAccgggaagaggaggcacagaagGAATCGTTATGCTCTGAACAGCATCATAAGAAGCAGCTTTCATTCTCAGCCTGTGGGAGATGGTAAAACCCTGTGTAGGAGGGTAGACATGATTGTCGACTTTGAGAAAATTGGTTGGAGCGACCGAATTATTTACCCCAAGAGGTTCAATGCTTATCGATGTGAAGGATCCTGTCCGATTCCACTGAATGAGAACTTCAAGCCAACAAACCACGCCTACATTAAG agtttgGTTAATCATTTTAATCCTGGAAGAGTAGAATGCCCATCATGCATACCGGTGAAGATGCGCCCATTATCAATGCTCATGTACGAAGGTGATGAAATTGTTCTAAAACACCATGAAGACATGATTGTAGAGGAATGTGGATGTTACTAA
- the LOC100490072 gene encoding nodal homolog 2-A-like, translating to MAVLCFILSLTVLSLGHGMPTLLHTKEARFPLQGSTQRLESSSVLHGKRLPHDMKYPLYMMQMYQNLISGKFKGPSVREEPVLQESDTVLNLIAKGCTQVDSRWILSFDMSSVSISSELRLAELRIHLPSLERFQNVTLDIYHTKGNLEKFFLGSLTIDFPGTSGSSWKVFNVTQMLQRYLYQKESFSSDEYTQPKATSQAEQKISCNGLLSERIMLMVFSTDKPSSKLTGSTSLIETAESSKYVITEADTRETGKRRHRRNRYALNSIIRSSFHSQPVGDGKTLCRRVDMIVDFEKIGWGDRIIYPKRFNAYRCEGSCPIPLNENFKPTNHAYITSLVNHFHPERVECPSCVPVKMRPLSMLMYEGDEIVLKHHEDMIVEECGCY from the exons ATGGCTGTGCTATGCTTTATCTTATCTCTCACAGTCCTTTCCCTAGGGCATGGGATGCCCACTCTTCTTCACACAAAGGAGGCCAGGTTCCCTTTACAAGGGTCTACCCAGAGACTGGAATCTTCATCTGTCCTTCATGGAAAAAGACTTCCCCATGATATGAAATATCCACTCTACATGATGCAGATGTACCAGAATCTCATCTCAGGAAAATTTAAAGGTCCTTCTGTTCGGGAAGAACCTGTCCTTCAGGAATCTGATACTGTTTTGAATCTCATTGCAAAAG GATGCACCCAAGTGGATAGCCGATGGATATTATCTTTTGACATGTCTTCAGTCTCCATTAGCAGTGAGTTAAGGCTGGCTGAGCTGAGGATTCACCTTCCTTCGCTTGAGAGGTTCCAGAATGTGACACTAGATATCTACCACACCAAGGGAAATCTGGAGAAGTTCTTCCTAGGGTCACTTACCATAGATTTCCCAGGTACTTCAGGCTCTTCATGGAAAGTCTTTAATGTGACACAGATGCTGCAGCGCTACCTCTATCAGAAAGAGAGCTTCTCCAGTGATGAATACACACAGCCGAAGGCAACTTCACAAGCAGAACAGAAGATCAGCTGCAATGGACTTCTATCTGAAAGAATCATGTTGATGGTATTTTCTACAGATAAGCCCTCATCCAAACTCACTGGCTCCACCAGTCTCATTGAAACAGCAGAGTCCTCAAAGTATGTCATAACAGAGGCAGACACCAGAGAAAccgggaagaggaggcacagaagGAATCGTTATGCTCTGAACAGCATCATAAGAAGCAGCTTTCATTCTCAGCCTGTGGGAGATGGTAAAACCCTGTGTAGGAGGGTAGACATGATTGTCGACTTTGAGAAAATTGGTTGGGGCGACAGAATTATTTACCCCAAGAGGTTCAATGCTTATCGATGTGAAGGATCCTGTCCGATTCCACTGAATGAGAACTTCAAGCCAACAAACCACGCCTACATTACG AGTTTGGTTAACCACTTCCACCCTGAAAGAGTAGAATGCCCATCCTGCGTACCAGTGAAGATGAGACCTCTGTCAATGCTCATGTACGAAGGTGATGAAATTGTTCTAAAACACCATGAAGACATGATTGTAGAGGAATGTGGATGTTATTAA
- the LOC116409495 gene encoding nodal homolog 2-A-like, translating to MAVLCFILSLTVLPLGHGIPTLLHTKEARFPLQGSTQRLESSSVLQGIMRPHDMKYPVYMMQMYQNLISGKFKGPSIREEPVLQESDTVLNLIAKGCTQVDSRWILSFDMSSVSISSELRLADLRIHLPSLERFQNVTLDIYHTKGNLEKFFLGSLTIDFPGTSGSSWKVFNVTQMLQRYLYQKESFSSDEYTQPKATSQAEQKISCNGLLSERIMLMVFSTDKPSSKLTGSTSLIETAESSKYVITEADTRETGKRRHRRNRYALNSIIRSSFHSQPVGDGKTQCRRVDMIVDFEKIGWGDRIIYPKRFNAYRCEGSCPIPLNENFKPTNHAYITSLVNHFTPERVECPSCVPVKMRPLSMLMYEGDEIVLKHHEDMIVEECGCY from the exons ATGGCTGTGCTATGCTTTATCTTATCTCTCACAGTCCTTCCCCTAGGGCATGGGATTCCCACTCTTCTTCACACAAAGGAGGCCAGGTTCCCTTTACAAGGATCTACCCAGAGACTGGAATCTTCATCTGTCCTTCAGGGAATAATGCGTCCCCATGATATGAAATATCCAGTCTACATGATGCAGATGTACCAGAATCTCATCTCAGGGAAATTTAAAGGTCCATCAATTCGGGAAGAACCCGTCCTTCAGGAATCTGATACTGTTTTGAATCTCATTGCAAAAG GATGCACCCAAGTGGATAGCCGATGGATATTATCTTTTGACATGTCTTCAGTCTCCATAAGCAGTGAGTTAAGGCTGGCCGATCTGAGGATTCACCTGCCTTCGCTTGAGAGGTTCCAGAATGTGACACTAGATATCTACCACACCAAGGGAAATCTGGAGAAGTTCTTCCTAGGGTCACTTACCATAGATTTCCCAGGTACTTCAGGCTCCTCATGGAAAGTCTTTAATGTGACACAGATGCTACAGCGCTACCTCTATCAGAAAGAGAGCTTCTCCAGTGATGAATACACACAGCCGAAGGCAACTTCACAAGCAGAACAGAAGATCAGCTGCAATGGACTTCTATCTGAAAGAATCATGTTGATGGTATTTTCTACAGATAAGCCTTCATCCAAACTCACTGGCTCCACCAGTCTCATAGAAACAGCAGAGTCCTCAAAGTATGTCATAACAGAGGCAGACACCAGAGAAAccgggaagaggaggcacagaagGAATCGTTATGCTCTGAACAGCATCATAAGAAGCAGCTTTCATTCTCAGCCTGTGGGAGATGGTAAAACCCAGTGTAGGAGGGTAGACATGATTGTCGACTTTGAGAAAATTGGTTGGGGCGACAGAATTATTTACCCCAAGAGGTTCAATGCTTATCGATGTGAAGGATCCTGTCCGATTCCACTGAATGAGAACTTCAAGCCAACAAACCACGCCTACATTACG AGTTTGGTTAACCACTTCACTCCTGAAAGAGTAGAATGCCCATCCTGCGTGCCAGTGAAGATGAGACCTCTGTCAATGCTCATGTACGAAGGTGATGAAATTGTTCTAAAACACCATGAAGACATGATTGTAGAGGAATGTGGATGTTATTAA
- the LOC101734231 gene encoding nodal homolog 2-A, which yields MAVLCFILSLTILPLGHGMPTLLHTKEARFPLQGSTQRLESSSVLQGIIRPHDMKYPVYMMQMYQNLISGKFKGPSIREEPVLQESDTVLNLIAKGCTQVDSRWILSFDMSSVSISSELRLAELRIHLPSLERFQNVTLDIYHTKGNLEKFFLGSLTIDFPGTSGSSWKVFNVTQMLQRYLYQKESFSSDKYTQPKATSQAEQKIDCNGLLSERIMLMVFSTDKPSSKLTGSTSLIETAESSKYVITEADTRETGKRRHRRNRYALNSIIRSSFHSQPVGDGKTLCRRVDMIVDFEKIGWSDRIIYPKRFNAYRCEGSCPIPLNENFKPTNHAYITSLVNHFSPERVECPSCVPVKMRPLSMLMYEGDEIVLKHHEDMIVEECGCY from the exons ATGGCTGTGCTATGCTTTATCTTATCTCTCACAATCCTTCCCCTAGGGCATGGGATGCCCACTCTTCTTCACACAAAGGAGGCCAGGTTCCCTTTACAAGGATCTACCCAGAGACTGGAATCTTCATCTGTCCTTCAGGGAATAATACGTCCCCATGATATGAAATATCCAGTCTACATGATGCAGATGTACCAGAATCTCATCTCAGGGAAATTTAAAGGTCCATCAATTAGGGAAGAACCCGTCCTTCAGGAATCTGATACTGTTTTGAATCTCATTGCAAAAG GATGCACCCAAGTGGATAGCCGATGGATATTATCTTTTGACATGTCTTCAGTCTCCATTAGCAGTGAGTTAAGGCTGGCCGAGCTGAGGATTCACCTGCCTTCCCTTGAGAGGTTCCAGAATGTGACACTAGATATCTACCACACCAAGGGAAATCTGGAGAAGTTCTTCCTAGGGTCACTTACCATAGATTTCCCAGGTACTTCAGGCTCCTCATGGAAAGTCTTTAATGTGACACAGATGCTGCAGCGCTACCTCTATCAGAAAGAGAGCTTCTCCAGTGATAAATACACACAGCCGAAGGCAACTTCACAAGCAGAACAGAAGATCGACTGCAATGGACTTCTATCTGAAAGAATCATGTTGATGGTATTTTCTACAGATAAGCCCTCATCCAAACTCACTGGCTCCACCAGTCTCATAGAAACAGCAGAGTCCTCAAAGTATGTCATAACAGAGGCAGACACCAGAGAAActgggaagaggaggcacagaagGAATCGTTATGCTCTGAACAGCATCATAAGAAGCAGCTTTCATTCTCAGCCTGTGGGAGATGGTAAAACCCTGTGTAGGAGGGTAGACATGATTGTCGACTTTGAGAAAATTGGTTGGAGCGACCGAATTATTTACCCCAAGAGGTTCAATGCTTATCGATGTGAAGGATCCTGTCCGATTCCACTGAATGAGAACTTCAAGCCAACAAACCACGCCTACATTACG AGTTTGGTTAACCATTTCAGTCCTGAAAGAGTAGAATGCCCATCCTGCGTGCCAGTGAAGATGAGACCTCTGTCAATGCTCATGTACGAAGGTGATGAAATTGTTCTAAAACACCATGAAGACATGATTGTAGAGGAATGTGGATGTTATTAA
- the LOC101734157 gene encoding nodal homolog 2-A, whose product MAVLCFILSLTVLSLGHGMPTLLHTKEARFPLQGSTQRLESSSVLHGIILPHDMKYPVYMMQMYQNLISGKFTGPSVREEPVLQESDTVLNLIAKGCTQVDSRWILSFDMSSVSISSELRLAELRIHLPYLERFQNVTLDIYHTKGNLEKFFLGSLTIDFPGTSGSSWKVFNVTQMLQRYRYQKESFSSDEYTQPKATSQAEQKIDCNGLLSERIMLMVFSTDKPSSKLTGSTSLIETAESSKYVITEADTRETGKRRHRRNRYALNSIIRSSFHSQPVGDGKTQCRRVDMIVDFEKIGWSDQIIYPKRFNAYRCEGSCPIPLNENFKPTNHAYITSLVNHFSPERVECPSCVPVKMRPLSMLMYEGDEIVLKHHEDMIVEECGCY is encoded by the exons ATGGCTGTGCTATGCTTTATCTTATCTCTCACAGTCCTTTCCCTAGGGCATGGGATGCCCACTCTTCTTCACACAAAGGAGGCCAGGTTCCCTTTACAAGGATCTACCCAGAGACTGGAATCTTCATCTGTCCTTCATGGAATAATACTTCCCCATGATATGAAATATCCAGTCTACATGATGCAGATGTACCAGAATCTCATCTCAGGGAAATTTACAGGTCCTTCTGTTCGGGAAGAACCCGTCCTTCAGGAATCTGATACTGTTTTGAATCTCATTGCAAAAG GATGCACCCAAGTGGATAGCCGATGGATATTATCTTTCGACATGTCTTCAGTCTCCATTAGCAGTGAGTTAAGGCTGGCCGAGCTGAGGATTCACCTGCCTTACCTTGAGAGGTTCCAGAATGTGACACTAGATATCTACCACACCAAGGGAAATCTGGAGAAGTTCTTCCTAGGGTCACTTACCATAGATTTCCCAGGTACTTCAGGCTCCTCATGGAAAGTCTTTAATGTGACACAGATGCTACAGCGCTACCGCTATCAGAAAGAGAGCTTCTCCAGTGATGAATACACACAGCCGAAGGCAACTTCACAAGCAGAACAGAAGATCGACTGCAATGGACTTCTATCTGAAAGAATCATGTTGATGGTATTTTCTACAGATAAGCCCTCATCCAAACTCACTGGCTCCACCAGTCTCATAGAAACAGCAGAGTCCTCAAAGTATGTCATAACAGAGGCAGACACCAGAGAAAccgggaagaggaggcacagaagGAATCGTTATGCTCTGAACAGCATCATAAGAAGCAGCTTTCATTCTCAGCCTGTGGGAGATGGTAAAACCCAGTGTAGGAGGGTAGACATGATTGTTGACTTTGAGAAAATTGGTTGGAGCGACCAAATTATTTACCCCAAGAGGTTCAATGCTTATCGATGTGAAGGATCCTGTCCGATTCCACTGAATGAGAACTTCAAGCCAACAAACCACGCCTACATTACG AGTTTGGTTAACCATTTCAGTCCTGAAAGAGTAGAATGCCCATCCTGCGTGCCAGTGAAGATGAGACCTCTGTCAATGCTCATGTACGAAGGTGATGAAATTGTTCTAAAACACCATGAAGACATGATTGTAGAGGAATGTGGATGTTATTAA